The Deltaproteobacteria bacterium DNA window CCGCGGAGGGTCTTGGTGGCCCGGGAAAAGCCAACCTGAATTGCGTCATCGAAGCTCTTGGGAGAACCCGCGATGATTTCGGTCACCCGTGCGACCCGTGGTGTTGGCATGGTGATCACCTTCCTTTCCTTGGAGTTTATCCTCTATTACGAAAATCAGCGGTGAATGTCAACAGGATGAGGGTTCGATTTCGCCCAGTTTCAGGAGCCGATGTCTTGAACTGCCGTGATTTGCAGCGGCATTTCTCGATTTCCCTGGGGGATACCTCGTGTTCGCCGGCGCGGCGTTTCTCCCCCTTCCCCACGAACACGAATCACGAACACGAATCACGAACACGAATCACGAACACCACCTCCCCCCTTCCCACTCGAACCTCGGACCCTTGTCCCCTGGCAACAATACAGGCCTCTCATTTGGGCGTTGCAGTTGACTTTTCGCGATTTTTGGGATAATCATAGATTGGTGTTTGTGAGGACTGCGTTTGAATTCTTTAGAGAATTCCAGAACA harbors:
- a CDS encoding dodecin domain-containing protein — protein: MPTPRVARVTEIIAGSPKSFDDAIQVGFSRATKTLRGITGMRIVEQRVAVEDAKIVEYRVRMEVIFVLET